A single Zootoca vivipara chromosome 1, rZooViv1.1, whole genome shotgun sequence DNA region contains:
- the LOC118088874 gene encoding veficolin-1 → MTALTGFRLALTLLVVVSVEERGSFGQEAETSCCEKLKGLSHCGAGGIFFQGQPGIPGIPGVPGTSGSLGPKGDPGPQGPQGEKGVSGTPGKAGPKGDKGDKGEDCSLDTSAGCRPQEAGAKDCKELLQRGETLSGWYTIYPATGKAMVVFCDMETDGGGWLVFQRRQDGSEDFYRNWESYRKGFGSHASEFWLGNDKIHLLTSSEVQQLRIDVKDFNDTRTYATYTSFKVLSERENYTLEVGSYLDGNMGDSFSGHRGMAFSTRDKDNDINESGSCAVAYKGGWWYGVCHTSNLNGLYLKGKHSSYANGINWNTGQGHHYSYKYADMKIRPQ, encoded by the exons ATGACAGCCTTGACTGGTTTCCGCCTGGCTCTGACTCTCTTGGTGGTTGTGTCTGTGGAGGAGAGAGGAAGCTTTGGACAGGAGGCAGAAACCAGCTGTTGTGAAA AGCTGAAGGGCCTATCACATTGTGGAGCTGGCGGGATCTTTTTCCAGGGTCAGCCAGGGATACCAGGAATACCAGGGGTGCCCGGAACAAGCGGATCACTTGGGCCTAAGGGTGACCCAGGCCCTCAGGGTCCTCAAG GTGAGAAAGGTGTTTCTGGGACACCTGGAAAAGCTGGACCCAAGGGAGACAAAGGAGACAAAG GAGAAGACTGCAGCTTGGACACTTCTGCTGGTTGTCGGCCACAAG AGGCTGGAGCCAAAGATTGCAAAGAACTTCTGCAACGTGGAGAGACCCTGAGTGGCTGGTACACCATCTATCCTGCCACAGGGAAAGCAATGGTGGTCTTCTGTGACATGGAGACGGACGGAGGAGGCTGGCTG GTCTTCCAGAGGCGACAGGATGGGTCGGAGGATTTCTACCGTAACTGGGAGTCCTACAGGAAAGGGTTTGGGAGCCACGCCTCAGAGTTCTGGTTGGGCAATGATAAAATCCACCTTCTTACAAGCTCTG AAGTACAACAATTGCGAATTGACGTGAAGGACTTCAATGACACTAGAACTTATGCTACATATACCAGCTTCAAAGTCTTGAGTGAGAGGGAAAACTACACACTGGAAGTGGGCTCCTATTTAGACGGCAACATGG GTGATTCTTTCTCAGGACACAGGGGCATGGCCTTCTCCACCCGAGACAAGGACAACGATATCAATGAAAGTGGCAGCTGCGCTGTGGCCTACAAGGGGGGCTGGTGGTACGGTGTTTGTCACACTTCCAACTTGAATGGCCTGTACCTCAAAGGCAAACATTCTTCTTATGCTAACGGCATTAACTGGAATACTGGGCAGGGGCATCATTATTCTTACAAATATGCAGACATGAAAATTAGGCCTCAATAG